CTGAGTTGGCTGATAATATAGGTGCAAAGATAGTGGTTTTCACTAAGAGCGGCTTAACAGCCATTAGGCTCTCCAGGTATAGGCCTAAGGTGCAGATACTGGCTGGTACCCCAAGTGAGGTAGTGTTCCGTAGGCTTAAGCTACTCTGGGGTGTTGAGGCCAGGGTCATTAATGACCAAGACTACGATAAGGGTATGGTGGATACTTTAAACACATACATTAAGGATGGTTTAATCAAGCACGGTGACCTAGTAATATTAACCTACGGTCTCAGGCCAGGGGTAAGTGAGTATGAGCATGTGATTAAGCTGATTAGGGCTTAGTTCATTACTAGAAAGACTTAAGTTATTTAAATACCTCCACTAAGTTTAACCTATGGTTGATTTAGGGGAAGTAACAGTAAAGGAGCTTGAGTACCTGAGAGCCATCAATAATGAGGGTTCACCAATATCAATAACCTCATTATCCAGAAAGCTAGGCAGGTCAGCCTCAAGTGTATACGAGGAGATTACCCACTTAGTCTCAAAGGGCTTCGTTACTAAAAGCCATGAGGGAGTTTGCTTAACGAGCGATGGTAAGATGCTGCTTGAGTTGGTTGATAATAGCCATAGGATAATTGAAACCTGGCTTGTCAGCCTAGGCTTCAGTGTTGAGGAGGCTTGTAGACTTGCATCGAAAATGGAGACCACAATGCCCATTGAGGTTCTTAAGAAGCTTTACGAAAACATGGGTAAACCAAGCTCCTGCCCACATGGTAAACCCATAACCTTCGAAGACACGGCCCCAAGAGCGGCAAGTGCCCATTAATTAAAGCTAACCTTAAGAATCCAACAAGAGCGCCTAAGCCCTTCTAGGCGTTCTGGCTCCACAGGCAGTGCAAACTAATACGTATATCCTATCTTCTTTAACAAGGTACGTGTCTATGGAACCGCAGACTGGGCAGGTTACGTAAAGTTTAATGTACCTATCGTAAACTGCCTCAAGGGTTCTTGGCGTGCGTTCAGCGTAGATTACTAGGGATCCATTAGGGTCAACATTACCTGGTACAGCCAGTTCCTTAATGAAGAACCTCGCCATATGTGTAACATCCCTGTTTAACCTATCTGCTATATCCTTGAAATTCCTAATAATAGTCCTCCTAGGCTCAATCTCAACACTAAGTTTAGGTATCTCCCTCCTCCTCTCAACCTTAGGCGTCACTATCTTGTAAGCCCTCTCAAGCAGCTTAAGGTAAAGTGGATCCACCGACATTAACCAACCCTACAGTACCCTACTTATAAGTGTATAGGGATCCTACATTCTTATAGCACTTAAGTACCTTAATTGGGAGGAAGAGGCTAGGAATTACTGTACTTAATCCAAGGTATTGAAACCTCATCAATTCTCCACCTTTGCCTGATTACACTATCCTCAATACTGATACTCACGCCGCTTCTATAGGCTAGTAAACCAGTCCAAGCAATCATGGCGCCATTATCGCCAGCGTACTCAGGGGGGACGACATGCAGTGTTGCTGCGTACTCTGACGCAACAATCTCCATTATGCTTCTCAGTATGTGACTCCTAGCTACACCACCAGCAAGTACAATCTCCCTCTTACCCAATAATGCTAATGCCCTTTCAGTAACCTCAGCTAACATGTAGTAAGCCGTGTTAACTATGGATAAGCAAACGTCCTCAGTCCTCTTCCCCTCCTTAACTAGCTTAACTGCCGCGGTGTATAAGCCTGCGAAGGACATGTCCTGCCCTTTAACAGTGTAAGGTAACTCTAACATCACCTTACCCCTACTGGCGCACTCCTCAAGGTGTGGTACACCAGGGTTAGGTAAGCCGAGGAACCTTGCAAACATGTCTAGGCAATTACCTACTGATATGTCCATAGTCTCACCAAAAACCCTATACCTACCACCCGAGTAGGCGGTTACCATAGTATGCCCACCGGAGACTAGGAGCACTAGTGGATCCTTAGCGCCTGTGGTCATTTTAGCTATCTCAATGTGAGCTACTCCATGGTGAACAGGCACAAGGGGTTTACTGTACTTAATGGCTATGAACCTGGCTACAGTAGCCCCAACCCTTAAGGCGGGTCCTAAGCCGGGTCCTTGGGAGAAGGCTACTGCATCGATGTCACTTAACC
The window above is part of the Caldivirga sp. genome. Proteins encoded here:
- a CDS encoding metal-dependent transcriptional regulator, with amino-acid sequence MVDLGEVTVKELEYLRAINNEGSPISITSLSRKLGRSASSVYEEITHLVSKGFVTKSHEGVCLTSDGKMLLELVDNSHRIIETWLVSLGFSVEEACRLASKMETTMPIEVLKKLYENMGKPSSCPHGKPITFEDTAPRAASAH
- a CDS encoding translation initiation factor IF-2 subunit beta, which produces MSVDPLYLKLLERAYKIVTPKVERRREIPKLSVEIEPRRTIIRNFKDIADRLNRDVTHMARFFIKELAVPGNVDPNGSLVIYAERTPRTLEAVYDRYIKLYVTCPVCGSIDTYLVKEDRIYVLVCTACGARTPRRA
- the kae1 gene encoding KEOPS complex N(6)-L-threonylcarbamoyladenine synthase Kae1, which produces MIILGIESTAHTIGVGIVSENGVLANENETYTPPQGLGIHPREAADHHAVKAPYLIKRALDKAGVRLSDIDAVAFSQGPGLGPALRVGATVARFIAIKYSKPLVPVHHGVAHIEIAKMTTGAKDPLVLLVSGGHTMVTAYSGGRYRVFGETMDISVGNCLDMFARFLGLPNPGVPHLEECASRGKVMLELPYTVKGQDMSFAGLYTAAVKLVKEGKRTEDVCLSIVNTAYYMLAEVTERALALLGKREIVLAGGVARSHILRSIMEIVASEYAATLHVVPPEYAGDNGAMIAWTGLLAYRSGVSISIEDSVIRQRWRIDEVSIPWIKYSNS